In Komagataeibacter sucrofermentans DSM 15973, the genomic window CGTTCTGGGCATTGTGGGCGGTGGCCAGCTTGGCCGCATGTCCGCCATCGCCGCGGCCCGCCTTGGCTACCGCGCCCATATCCTGACCACCGAGGCCGATGGCCCGGCGGCCCAGGTGGCGCATGCCGTGACCCTTGGCAAATATGATGACCACGACGCCCTGCGCCGTTTTGCCAATGCGGTAGATGTCATTACCTTCGAGTTCGAGAACATCAGCGCCGACGGGCTCGACCTGCTCTCGAGCCTGCGTCCGGTTCACCCGGCGGGCGCCATCCTGCGTATCAGCCAGGACCGCATTGCCGAGAAAACCTTCATGGGCGAACACGGCATTCCCGTCGCCCCCTGGCACGCGGTGGAAAGCCGGGCCGACCTTGACCGCGCAGCGGAAGTGCTGGGCTATCCCTTCATCCTCAAGACCACGCGGCTGGGCTATGACGGCAAGGGGCAGGCCCGCATTCACAGCGCCGCCGATCTGGACCCCGCATTCGATACGCTCCGCCCTCATCCGCTGGTGGCCGAGGGCATGATCCGCTTCGCCTGCGAGGTGAGCGTGATGGTGGCGCGCAACGAACACGGCG contains:
- a CDS encoding 5-(carboxyamino)imidazole ribonucleotide synthase, whose amino-acid sequence is MSILPPGSVLGIVGGGQLGRMSAIAAARLGYRAHILTTEADGPAAQVAHAVTLGKYDDHDALRRFANAVDVITFEFENISADGLDLLSSLRPVHPAGAILRISQDRIAEKTFMGEHGIPVAPWHAVESRADLDRAAEVLGYPFILKTTRLGYDGKGQARIHSAADLDPAFDTLRPHPLVAEGMIRFACEVSVMVARNEHGEISTFDVTENRHRNGILDISLAPARISPDLAAQAHDLARRIAAALGLVGLLGVEMFVDHDGSLRVNEIAPRPHNSAHWTMNACPVDQFEMHVRAVTGLKLPPATRHSDAVMKNLIGPDDMALWPEIMATPHLLAHHYGKAEARPGRKMGHVNVIFPLGSLPGEFGVEAALGPLATPADATG